One stretch of Leptospira mtsangambouensis DNA includes these proteins:
- a CDS encoding arginine/lysine/ornithine decarboxylase, producing MYQNGIVQFPIIIIDEDFRSENASGLGIRAIAKALEGEGIEVLGVTSYGDLTSFVQQQSRACGFILSIDDEEFTPETEGEVPDALRQLKDFVTQVRHRNADIPLFLYGETRTSRHIPNSILKELHGFIHMFEDTPEFMARAIHREVKSYLDSLPPPFFRALTQYAHDGSYSWHCPGHSGGVAFLKSPVGQMFHQFFGENMLRADVCNAVDELGQLLDHTGPISASERNAARIFQCDSLYFVTNGTSTSNKIVWHSTVAPGDVVIVDRNCHKSILHAITMTGAIPVFLMPTRNHFGIIGPIPKSEFKWENIQKKIAEHPFAKDVKGNPRILTITQSTYDGILYNVEDIKSELDGKISTLHFDEAWLPHASFHRFYTGMHAIGSDRPRPKESMIFATQSTHKLLAGLSQASQILVQNSEKESLDRNLFNEAFLMHTSTSPQYAIIASCDVAAAMMESPGGNALVEESIEEALDFRRAMRKVDLELEEDWWFSVWGPEALVEEGAGERDEWILKANDRWHGFGDIAEGFNMLDPIKATVITPGMSVEGEFADWGIPALILTKYLAEHGIIVEKTGLYSFFIMFTIGITKGRWNTMVTELQQFKDDYDSNQPLWRVMPKFTAAYPKYDRIGLRDLCQSMHEVYRANNISHLTTEMYLSPMIPAMKPSEAFSKMAHRDIERVPIDELEGRITSVLLTPYPPGIPLLIPGEKFNMTIIRYLQFAREFNSKFPGFETDIHGLVEEKSESGHVTYYVDCVSE from the coding sequence ATGTATCAAAACGGTATCGTACAATTTCCTATCATCATCATTGATGAAGATTTTCGTTCCGAAAATGCCAGTGGTCTTGGCATTCGAGCAATTGCAAAGGCCCTAGAAGGCGAAGGGATTGAAGTTCTGGGTGTGACCAGTTACGGAGATTTGACGAGTTTTGTGCAACAACAGAGCCGCGCTTGTGGATTCATCCTCTCCATTGACGATGAAGAATTCACACCTGAAACAGAAGGTGAAGTTCCCGATGCTCTACGCCAACTCAAAGATTTTGTGACGCAAGTGCGTCATAGAAATGCCGACATACCATTGTTTCTTTACGGAGAAACAAGAACCAGTCGCCATATTCCCAATAGTATATTAAAAGAATTACATGGCTTCATCCATATGTTTGAAGACACACCAGAGTTTATGGCAAGAGCCATTCACAGGGAAGTAAAATCATATTTAGATAGTTTGCCTCCTCCTTTTTTTCGTGCCTTAACACAATACGCACATGATGGAAGTTATAGTTGGCACTGCCCTGGTCACTCGGGTGGAGTTGCTTTTCTAAAAAGCCCCGTCGGTCAAATGTTCCACCAATTTTTTGGTGAGAATATGTTACGAGCTGACGTTTGTAATGCGGTAGATGAACTAGGTCAACTTTTGGATCACACAGGTCCCATCTCTGCCAGTGAAAGAAACGCCGCACGAATTTTCCAATGTGATAGTTTGTATTTTGTAACCAATGGAACTTCTACTTCCAATAAAATTGTTTGGCATAGTACAGTAGCACCAGGAGACGTTGTGATTGTTGACCGGAACTGTCACAAAAGTATCCTTCATGCCATTACGATGACGGGTGCTATTCCTGTTTTTTTAATGCCGACAAGAAACCATTTTGGAATCATCGGTCCTATTCCCAAATCTGAATTCAAATGGGAAAACATTCAGAAAAAAATTGCAGAACATCCTTTTGCCAAAGATGTAAAAGGAAACCCAAGAATTCTTACCATCACCCAAAGTACTTATGATGGAATTTTATACAACGTAGAAGACATCAAATCAGAGTTAGATGGTAAAATTTCAACATTACACTTTGATGAAGCTTGGTTGCCACATGCATCCTTTCACAGGTTCTACACTGGGATGCATGCCATTGGATCGGACAGACCAAGACCAAAAGAAAGTATGATCTTTGCCACACAGTCCACACACAAACTTCTAGCTGGTCTTTCCCAAGCAAGCCAGATCCTTGTGCAAAATAGTGAAAAAGAATCTTTAGATAGAAACTTATTCAACGAAGCATTTTTAATGCATACAAGTACCAGTCCGCAGTATGCCATCATTGCTTCTTGCGATGTGGCCGCCGCCATGATGGAATCTCCCGGTGGAAACGCCCTTGTGGAAGAATCCATTGAAGAGGCTCTCGATTTCCGACGAGCCATGCGCAAAGTGGATTTAGAACTCGAAGAAGATTGGTGGTTTAGTGTTTGGGGGCCAGAAGCTCTTGTCGAAGAAGGTGCAGGAGAAAGGGACGAATGGATCCTCAAAGCCAATGACCGTTGGCACGGGTTTGGTGATATTGCAGAGGGATTCAATATGCTCGATCCCATCAAAGCAACTGTCATCACTCCTGGAATGAGTGTGGAAGGAGAATTTGCTGATTGGGGAATCCCTGCTCTCATTCTCACTAAATACTTAGCAGAACACGGGATCATCGTAGAAAAAACAGGACTTTATAGTTTCTTTATCATGTTCACCATCGGGATTACAAAAGGTCGATGGAACACAATGGTGACCGAATTACAACAGTTCAAAGATGATTATGATTCGAACCAACCACTCTGGCGTGTGATGCCAAAATTTACGGCAGCTTATCCCAAGTATGATCGGATTGGGTTACGTGACCTTTGCCAATCCATGCATGAAGTTTACAGAGCAAATAATATCTCTCACCTAACAACTGAGATGTATTTGAGCCCTATGATTCCTGCGATGAAACCTTCGGAAGCATTTTCAAAAATGGCACACCGTGACATTGAAAGGGTTCCGATTGATGAATTGGAAGGTCGAATCACGTCAGTCCTACTCACACCTTATCCTCCGGGGATCCCACTTCTCATCCCAGGAGAAAAGTTCAACATGACCATCATTCGTTACTTACAATTTGCACGGGAGTTTAACTCAAAGTTCCCAGGTTTTGAAACTGATATCCACGGCCTTGTGGAAGAAAAGTCAGAATCAGGCCATGTGACGTACTATGTGGATTGTGTATCCGAATAA
- a CDS encoding DUF4105 domain-containing protein has translation MFPLYLLTFLFILFTTSLGAIEPTGEQNILELDFLTARKQGKEIPKSPKSKQYLEELISESKEKHLAEETHWYRLLRFKKTRWGFWESEVDNKRYFLSDEGKYDPEKELIATLHSFFTEEPIPEGLQHPQCAYPERYHWLKGKLKFDLNRMNEVQCPRFEVWKETLTPDSISIVFSSYYMQAPASMFGHTLIKLNNKVNENSELLDYGVNYAANPGEMNGFAYAVKGLTGGYPGTFAIFPYYLKVNEYNDMESRDLWEYKLKLKPEERDRLIRHLWEMGRADFDYFFINENCSYHLMEFLEVSIPELNISNKTGWIVAPSDSIKLYLAEDDFVISKKYRPSLYSKIKYKLYDMTEDEKTTYFDMIRFENAFLPEPKENFRMSLVTDAVLDTYRYRYSSNAEIPKQHKDYYDKLLVFRSKQNDEYTPKEQVPLSTPPEASHPLSRVATSFGVSSLGNFAEFKYRIAYHDLLNVSKGHAPNSELAFFDTTVRTYENQKPELTSVSAIKVSSLNPYNGISKDFSYYFDTGIQTAVYQNNNETLRKQVGNFDLRMGYSFSNEFGKTPMSLGVLSILGGVKAQNGRMFENGIRYGGNLSLLYQNEWGAWKIYTGATAQNYQLSHNLNSYYVTFNVRYAISNIHEIRLEVNGERFYEEALISYHYLF, from the coding sequence GTGTTTCCTCTGTACCTACTTACTTTTCTTTTCATCCTCTTTACAACATCGCTTGGGGCCATCGAACCCACCGGCGAACAAAACATACTTGAATTAGATTTTTTAACGGCACGAAAACAAGGGAAAGAAATTCCAAAATCTCCCAAAAGCAAACAATACCTCGAAGAACTGATCAGTGAATCGAAAGAAAAACATCTTGCCGAAGAAACCCATTGGTATCGTTTGCTTAGATTTAAAAAGACTAGATGGGGATTTTGGGAAAGTGAAGTCGATAACAAACGTTATTTTCTTTCGGATGAGGGAAAATACGATCCAGAAAAAGAGTTAATCGCAACCCTTCATAGTTTTTTTACAGAAGAACCAATTCCTGAAGGATTACAACATCCTCAATGTGCTTATCCCGAACGTTATCATTGGTTGAAAGGAAAACTTAAATTTGATTTAAATCGAATGAACGAGGTCCAATGTCCACGTTTTGAAGTTTGGAAAGAAACTCTTACTCCCGATTCGATATCTATTGTGTTTTCATCTTACTATATGCAAGCACCAGCTTCTATGTTTGGACATACGCTAATCAAACTCAATAATAAGGTAAATGAAAACTCTGAGTTATTAGATTATGGAGTCAATTATGCTGCCAATCCAGGGGAAATGAATGGATTTGCATATGCAGTGAAAGGATTAACAGGTGGATATCCCGGTACCTTTGCCATCTTTCCTTATTATCTAAAAGTAAATGAATACAATGATATGGAAAGTCGGGACCTTTGGGAATATAAACTAAAGTTAAAACCTGAAGAAAGAGATCGATTGATCCGGCATCTTTGGGAAATGGGAAGGGCGGACTTTGATTATTTTTTTATCAATGAAAACTGTTCTTATCATTTAATGGAATTTTTAGAAGTTTCTATTCCTGAATTAAATATCAGTAACAAAACTGGTTGGATTGTTGCACCTAGTGATTCCATAAAACTTTACTTAGCTGAAGATGATTTTGTGATTTCAAAGAAATATCGCCCATCTTTGTATTCCAAAATTAAATATAAACTTTATGATATGACTGAGGATGAAAAAACCACTTACTTTGATATGATTCGTTTTGAAAATGCATTCCTACCAGAACCAAAAGAAAACTTTCGAATGTCTTTGGTTACTGATGCTGTCCTTGATACATATCGTTATCGGTATTCAAGTAATGCGGAGATCCCGAAACAACACAAAGATTATTACGATAAGTTGCTTGTATTTCGAAGTAAACAAAATGATGAATATACTCCAAAAGAACAAGTTCCTCTGTCTACACCGCCGGAAGCCTCGCATCCTTTGAGCCGAGTTGCCACATCTTTTGGTGTGTCTTCTTTAGGAAATTTTGCAGAGTTTAAATATAGAATTGCATACCACGACCTTTTGAATGTGAGTAAAGGCCATGCCCCTAATTCGGAATTGGCATTTTTTGACACAACGGTTCGGACGTATGAGAATCAAAAACCAGAACTAACTTCTGTAAGTGCAATCAAAGTATCTTCTTTAAATCCATACAATGGAATTTCAAAAGATTTTTCCTATTATTTTGATACAGGTATCCAAACAGCAGTTTATCAAAATAACAACGAAACTCTTAGAAAACAAGTTGGTAACTTTGATCTTCGTATGGGTTATTCTTTTTCCAATGAATTTGGAAAGACACCGATGAGTTTGGGGGTATTGAGTATTCTTGGGGGAGTGAAAGCTCAAAATGGACGAATGTTTGAAAATGGAATTCGTTATGGTGGAAACCTTAGTTTACTTTACCAAAATGAGTGGGGTGCATGGAAAATTTATACAGGTGCCACTGCCCAAAATTACCAACTAAGCCATAATTTGAATTCTTATTACGTTACCTTTAATGTTCGCTATGCAATTTCAAATATACATGAAATACGATTAGAAGTTAATGGAGAGAGGTTTTATGAAGAAGCACTTATATCTTATCATTATTTGTTTTAA
- a CDS encoding alpha/beta hydrolase, producing the protein MKKHLYLIIICFNFLFFNCSSLYYHPTKETYFTPKQMGFSYTPTFLTTKDGVKLNVWRIYSKQHETPKAVILQFHGNGQNMSAHFLSLVWLVNHGYELIVFDYRGYGESEGDPDPEDIVDDSKLVLDYALQETRERGSKLIVYGQSLGGAIAMRSVADWKDKNEVVLLCIDGSFPSYREVAKQTMNHVIFPPMGNLFSWVFHDQTSPGESIASLSPIPLLIIHGTEDTVVFFENGKRIFGLAKEPKVFWEIRGGGHVDWMNLGRSKFAKDFLVLLNRHLY; encoded by the coding sequence ATGAAGAAGCACTTATATCTTATCATTATTTGTTTTAATTTTCTTTTTTTTAATTGTTCGTCTTTGTATTATCATCCAACAAAAGAAACTTATTTTACGCCTAAACAAATGGGTTTTTCGTATACTCCTACTTTTTTAACAACAAAGGATGGGGTGAAGTTAAATGTTTGGCGGATTTATTCGAAACAACATGAAACACCCAAAGCTGTCATTTTGCAATTTCATGGGAATGGTCAAAACATGAGTGCTCATTTTTTATCTCTTGTTTGGCTTGTGAACCATGGATATGAACTCATCGTATTTGACTATAGAGGTTATGGTGAATCGGAAGGAGATCCCGATCCCGAAGATATTGTGGATGATAGCAAACTAGTTTTAGATTATGCATTACAAGAAACAAGGGAAAGAGGTTCCAAGTTAATTGTTTATGGCCAAAGTTTAGGTGGTGCCATTGCGATGCGGTCTGTCGCCGATTGGAAAGATAAGAACGAAGTTGTTTTACTTTGTATTGATGGTTCCTTTCCTTCTTATCGGGAAGTTGCTAAACAAACAATGAATCATGTGATCTTTCCTCCGATGGGGAATTTATTTTCTTGGGTATTCCATGACCAAACAAGTCCAGGTGAATCCATTGCAAGTCTTTCTCCCATTCCGCTTTTAATCATTCATGGAACAGAAGATACGGTTGTATTTTTTGAAAATGGAAAACGGATTTTTGGTTTAGCAAAGGAACCGAAAGTGTTTTGGGAAATACGTGGTGGGGGACATGTCGACTGGATGAATCTCGGTCGATCAAAATTTGCAAAAGATTTTTTGGTTCTACTCAATCGGCATTTGTACTGA
- a CDS encoding tetratricopeptide repeat protein, whose protein sequence is MGTKNSRFSLVSLPLGFLFLLLGFSLVGCDYLKSLTESKYRKRIGGELPSEKDIVNWKEKLALEEAEIEEMDKRIRKMVQKSNQAAALSWKIARAYMRAGSSDLGARYYEEAMGESLPNAKQGGFEIHSYESALPYFEKAIQTGKLDKQLLYETAVAYANASKDMGWEPVRRNRAIGLFKQLSKLDKEDSRFPFQLALVYFDSSLKDEAWNGKLSNGYDEVETAFSLLDQILRKEPYNVPTRFAKANFLYQIGKSNLAYDEYTRIKSILEEMKEKGNIREPLEENSSYRNVIKNLNQLGAQNKSN, encoded by the coding sequence ATGGGCACAAAAAACAGCAGGTTTTCTTTGGTTTCCTTGCCATTAGGTTTTCTTTTCCTCCTGCTTGGCTTTAGTTTGGTTGGTTGTGACTATCTCAAATCGCTGACCGAATCCAAATACCGCAAACGGATTGGAGGGGAGCTTCCTTCCGAAAAAGACATCGTGAATTGGAAAGAGAAGTTGGCTTTGGAAGAGGCCGAAATCGAAGAGATGGACAAACGGATTCGGAAAATGGTCCAAAAGTCCAACCAAGCCGCTGCCCTTTCCTGGAAAATTGCCAGGGCCTATATGCGGGCTGGTTCTTCTGATTTAGGAGCCAGGTATTATGAAGAAGCTATGGGTGAATCCTTACCGAATGCCAAACAAGGTGGATTTGAAATCCATTCTTACGAGTCTGCATTGCCTTATTTTGAAAAAGCCATCCAGACAGGGAAGTTAGACAAGCAGTTGTTATATGAAACTGCTGTGGCTTATGCCAATGCATCCAAAGATATGGGATGGGAGCCTGTCAGACGAAATCGTGCCATTGGACTTTTTAAACAACTTTCGAAACTAGACAAAGAGGATTCTCGGTTTCCTTTTCAATTGGCACTTGTGTATTTCGATTCTTCATTGAAGGATGAAGCTTGGAATGGAAAACTTTCGAATGGGTATGATGAAGTGGAAACAGCCTTTTCCCTTCTCGACCAAATTTTACGCAAAGAACCATACAATGTTCCAACACGGTTTGCAAAGGCTAATTTTTTATACCAGATAGGAAAATCAAATTTAGCATATGATGAATACACTCGGATCAAGTCCATACTGGAAGAGATGAAAGAAAAAGGAAACATCCGGGAACCATTAGAAGAGAATTCTTCTTACCGCAATGTCATTAAAAACTTAAACCAATTGGGGGCCCAAAACAAATCTAACTGA
- a CDS encoding GNAT family N-acetyltransferase yields the protein MSHSFRRLGEADLSLLLQWESLCFPGEEWTEKMIQTHLEFHVAFGLGDPETKCYALVCETPWEIEIFRIATLPNYRKLGLAKELLMALFQEFPKKEFFLEVKESNIAAIGLYQSVGFIELERRKKYYPDGSTAVLMKRNPSE from the coding sequence ATGTCTCATAGTTTTCGAAGGCTGGGTGAAGCCGATCTTTCCCTTCTCCTCCAATGGGAATCTCTCTGTTTTCCAGGAGAGGAATGGACAGAAAAAATGATCCAAACCCATTTAGAATTCCATGTGGCTTTTGGTTTGGGAGATCCAGAAACAAAGTGTTATGCGCTTGTTTGTGAAACTCCTTGGGAGATCGAAATCTTTCGGATCGCAACACTCCCCAACTATCGAAAGTTAGGTTTAGCAAAAGAACTTTTGATGGCACTATTCCAAGAATTTCCTAAAAAAGAATTCTTTTTGGAAGTGAAGGAATCAAACATTGCCGCCATTGGTCTTTACCAATCCGTCGGTTTTATTGAATTAGAAAGACGTAAAAAATACTATCCGGACGGATCCACAGCTGTCCTGATGAAAAGGAATCCATCAGAATGA
- a CDS encoding DUF445 family protein, whose protein sequence is MDVAKLDAWYRRLLVIFSIIGGGFQLYYEGNIWVNAVFVVLMAGMVGYFTNFLAIKMLFQPKHGKVLGWSGLVPKNKSKIAKSLGESIQSNLLHPDIILTYIYERNLVETGIQKIVKEIDEAIHNVEIRTMLVTKIISMLKERGPEILEVIFDFSEETMKKMAERPEEVQKLWDYTKNRLTYYLTEETNREELGKQLRVILLEEMPKLANLLNEGLEEYLKTRSTLGKIGIGVKKIFSFNEDAIRELLERFVKDPETSDQFMKMMDEMMAGLQERLNSKETQEFITGKISNWLEASGDYARQNLLPSGIERLQSYLDDPNNWEEIEKNFFRAVDWVKKRLLEFMNSEEGKAYLKTNIEKFVHNINVTALVEERVMALDTDDLEKMILDNTGGNLVVIQFLGGILGMIAGLIQVHIYFAVPVGSLVLITYIAHYRNQKRILAESARTI, encoded by the coding sequence ATGGATGTTGCAAAATTAGACGCCTGGTATCGCAGGTTACTTGTTATTTTCTCCATCATTGGTGGAGGGTTCCAACTTTATTATGAAGGAAATATTTGGGTTAATGCTGTCTTTGTCGTACTTATGGCAGGGATGGTAGGATATTTTACAAATTTCCTAGCGATCAAAATGTTATTCCAACCTAAACATGGTAAGGTGCTTGGTTGGTCAGGACTTGTTCCCAAAAACAAATCCAAAATTGCAAAATCACTCGGAGAAAGTATTCAAAGTAACCTCCTTCATCCCGATATTATTTTAACTTATATCTATGAACGTAACTTGGTTGAAACAGGAATTCAAAAAATCGTCAAAGAAATTGATGAGGCCATCCATAATGTAGAAATCCGAACCATGCTTGTCACCAAAATCATTTCGATGTTAAAGGAAAGAGGACCAGAAATTTTAGAAGTCATCTTTGATTTTTCAGAAGAAACAATGAAAAAAATGGCTGAACGTCCGGAAGAAGTGCAAAAACTTTGGGACTACACAAAGAACCGCCTAACATACTATCTAACAGAAGAAACAAATCGCGAAGAGTTGGGAAAACAACTTAGGGTGATTCTTTTAGAAGAAATGCCGAAACTCGCAAATTTACTCAACGAAGGATTGGAAGAGTATTTAAAAACAAGAAGTACACTTGGGAAAATTGGAATTGGAGTGAAAAAGATTTTTTCTTTTAACGAAGATGCCATTCGCGAACTTTTAGAACGTTTTGTGAAAGATCCAGAAACTTCAGACCAGTTTATGAAGATGATGGATGAGATGATGGCAGGTCTCCAAGAAAGATTAAACTCCAAAGAAACACAAGAATTCATTACTGGAAAAATTTCCAATTGGTTGGAAGCAAGTGGTGATTATGCCAGACAAAACCTTTTGCCATCGGGAATTGAAAGATTACAATCTTACTTAGATGATCCAAACAACTGGGAAGAAATAGAAAAGAATTTTTTCCGTGCTGTGGATTGGGTTAAAAAACGACTTCTTGAATTTATGAATAGTGAAGAAGGAAAAGCTTATCTCAAAACCAATATAGAAAAATTTGTCCACAATATCAATGTCACTGCCCTTGTCGAAGAACGAGTGATGGCACTTGACACAGACGATTTGGAAAAAATGATTTTGGATAATACTGGCGGAAACCTTGTCGTCATACAATTCCTCGGCGGAATTTTAGGGATGATTGCAGGACTCATCCAAGTCCATATCTATTTTGCGGTTCCAGTGGGATCATTAGTGCTCATCACATACATTGCCCATTATAGAAACCAGAAGCGGATCCTAGCGGAATCAGCACGAACAATATGA
- a CDS encoding SDR family NAD(P)-dependent oxidoreductase, whose product MKNAYVTGASQGIGKEFVRALAKDYNVFLISRTESDLKKVILELEPKSRGILKYFALDLTKKKDVEELAEIIAKDKEAELLVNNAGFGTVGEFAALPLDKELDEVNLNVKTLVHLSHVALNRFKKNKKGYLINVASIAGYLPAPGSAIYAATKAFVKSFTESIHEEAKLHGIFVQALCPGLTHSDFHQRAGINKSKYPSFMWQDADVVVEESLNALHSNQAVCITGSFNQGAVTVSELIPRGFLRRLSGKYLKLEEE is encoded by the coding sequence ATGAAAAATGCATATGTCACAGGCGCATCCCAAGGAATTGGAAAAGAATTTGTTCGTGCTCTTGCGAAAGACTATAATGTCTTTTTAATTTCCCGAACGGAATCCGATTTAAAAAAAGTAATTTTAGAACTAGAACCAAAATCCAGAGGGATTTTAAAATATTTTGCACTGGACCTTACCAAAAAAAAAGATGTGGAAGAACTCGCTGAGATCATCGCAAAAGACAAAGAAGCCGAACTTCTAGTCAACAACGCAGGATTTGGAACTGTCGGTGAGTTTGCCGCCCTCCCACTCGACAAAGAGTTAGATGAAGTCAATCTCAATGTCAAAACTTTAGTACACTTAAGTCACGTAGCACTAAACCGATTTAAAAAAAATAAAAAAGGTTATTTGATCAATGTGGCGTCTATCGCTGGTTATTTGCCAGCACCGGGAAGTGCCATTTACGCTGCCACCAAAGCATTCGTAAAATCTTTCACAGAGTCCATTCATGAAGAAGCAAAACTTCATGGGATTTTTGTCCAAGCACTTTGTCCTGGACTCACTCATTCCGATTTTCACCAAAGAGCAGGGATTAACAAATCTAAATATCCATCTTTTATGTGGCAAGATGCAGATGTAGTAGTAGAAGAATCGTTAAATGCCCTTCATTCTAATCAAGCGGTGTGTATTACTGGTTCTTTCAATCAAGGAGCAGTCACTGTATCCGAGTTAATCCCACGCGGTTTCCTGCGTAGGTTAAGTGGGAAGTATCTCAAACTAGAAGAGGAATAG
- a CDS encoding calcium/sodium antiporter — protein MDAFLTATFQTLPLPVLLLVIIGSILVLGKAADVLVDEAVSLSTRWGVPKMIIGATIVSLGTTLPEVSVSVLSALEGNPGIALGNAVGSIICDTGLILGIAILISPPDIDKRLVNRQGWIQVLSGFLLVFAALPWANLSSVFSTGGRIDQGTGFVFLVLLAVYIYFSIRWSRSKPGEVEAGIDATTEYDESPFWIVLLKLVVAITLVILSSKVLIPSVQETAVRLSIPDSIIGATLVAFGTSLPELVTAIQASRRGHSELAVGNIIGADILNVLFVSGAAAAVTKNGLEAPVSFFTFYFPSMLIVLVLFRLGIVFSKDKIKRPFGVFLLFIYVLATVAGFVFKG, from the coding sequence ATGGATGCATTTCTTACTGCAACTTTTCAAACCCTTCCCTTGCCAGTTCTTTTACTCGTCATCATCGGCTCCATCCTTGTTTTAGGCAAAGCTGCTGACGTACTTGTCGATGAGGCAGTTTCCCTTTCCACAAGATGGGGAGTTCCCAAAATGATCATTGGGGCCACCATCGTGAGTTTGGGTACAACCCTTCCCGAAGTTTCTGTTTCGGTTCTTTCCGCCCTAGAGGGAAATCCAGGAATCGCACTCGGAAATGCCGTAGGTTCTATCATCTGCGATACGGGATTAATTTTAGGAATCGCCATTCTTATTTCCCCACCTGACATTGACAAACGACTTGTCAATCGCCAAGGTTGGATCCAAGTCCTTTCTGGATTTTTACTTGTGTTCGCTGCCCTACCTTGGGCCAACTTGTCTTCTGTTTTTTCCACTGGAGGAAGGATCGACCAAGGAACCGGTTTTGTATTTTTGGTTCTCCTTGCTGTTTATATTTATTTCAGCATTCGTTGGTCTCGTTCCAAACCAGGAGAAGTCGAAGCAGGGATTGATGCTACAACCGAATATGATGAATCCCCATTTTGGATTGTCCTTTTAAAACTGGTAGTGGCCATCACTCTTGTGATTTTATCATCCAAGGTTCTGATTCCTTCTGTCCAAGAAACAGCGGTTCGGTTGTCCATCCCTGATTCCATCATTGGAGCCACACTCGTTGCCTTTGGAACTTCTCTTCCGGAACTTGTCACCGCCATCCAAGCTTCTCGTCGTGGGCACTCCGAACTTGCTGTGGGAAATATCATTGGTGCGGATATTTTGAATGTTCTTTTTGTTTCCGGGGCTGCTGCTGCTGTGACTAAAAACGGGCTCGAAGCTCCTGTAAGTTTTTTTACATTCTACTTTCCATCCATGCTCATCGTTCTTGTGCTCTTTCGTTTAGGAATTGTTTTTTCAAAAGACAAAATCAAACGACCGTTCGGTGTATTTTTACTTTTTATCTATGTTCTTGCCACAGTCGCCGGATTTGTATTTAAAGGGTAA
- a CDS encoding DNA-processing protein DprA, with translation MVVSILGHPRISSFLRRTKLWRQFTNFSDLYLALPHYFEEEFWNQCLAECIQWEKSKDPHWKLVSFYDPEYPKPLKEIYDPPFVFACLGNLQVLQFQLAAIVGTRKSSPVSLSATRKLVELLSTNKYFAVVSGMALGIDREAFLSALEFGLPVIGVLGTTLGMEYPPGNRDLYKRIKEDPNQLLITEFLLKTEPAKWTFPKRNRVISGLADKVYIMESGRKSGTISTAYSAMEQNREIFVFDHPKQFDNEGGRLLLRQGAQRIFGEKKIPTEEMVLESKEISYEEWRNKRTIPSKLRRDGGWDLDFTL, from the coding sequence GTGGTAGTTTCGATTTTAGGCCATCCGCGAATTTCTTCTTTTCTTCGTAGAACAAAACTTTGGCGTCAGTTTACCAATTTTTCAGATTTATACCTGGCTCTTCCTCACTATTTTGAGGAAGAGTTTTGGAACCAATGTTTGGCAGAATGTATCCAATGGGAAAAATCAAAAGATCCTCATTGGAAACTGGTCAGTTTTTATGACCCAGAATATCCAAAACCTTTAAAGGAAATTTATGATCCTCCTTTTGTTTTTGCCTGTTTGGGAAATCTTCAGGTTTTGCAGTTTCAGTTGGCGGCGATTGTTGGGACAAGAAAATCTTCGCCAGTATCTCTTTCTGCCACTAGGAAACTTGTGGAATTATTATCGACAAACAAATATTTTGCGGTTGTATCGGGAATGGCACTCGGGATTGACCGGGAAGCCTTTCTTTCGGCATTAGAATTTGGACTTCCGGTGATAGGAGTGCTTGGAACCACTTTAGGGATGGAATATCCACCCGGGAACCGGGATCTTTACAAACGAATCAAAGAAGACCCAAACCAACTTCTCATCACTGAATTTTTACTCAAAACAGAACCTGCCAAATGGACATTCCCCAAACGAAATCGTGTTATCTCCGGTCTTGCGGACAAAGTGTACATTATGGAATCCGGTCGAAAATCAGGAACCATATCTACAGCCTACAGTGCAATGGAACAAAACCGAGAGATCTTTGTGTTTGATCACCCCAAACAATTTGATAACGAAGGCGGAAGGTTACTCCTCCGGCAAGGTGCACAAAGGATATTTGGGGAGAAAAAAATTCCAACAGAAGAAATGGTTTTAGAAAGTAAAGAGATAAGTTATGAAGAGTGGAGAAACAAACGAACCATCCCTTCTAAATTACGAAGAGATGGTGGATGGGACCTAGACTTTACCCTTTAA